One window of the Longimicrobium sp. genome contains the following:
- a CDS encoding DUF402 domain-containing protein — protein sequence MPDLPTVEIHYHRLMGAAQVFRQIVLEDAGDYVVTLLEAADLSQPATDSAGNVILEPGAPVVWFTYRGAWHDVGRFHRADGTFTGLYANVLTPVSMVGNWWETTDLCLDVWLSADGRLEVLDQEELKQAQARGAVAPQAARRAREEAVRLFEAARQGAWPPPHVHEWTLERAREKASGATPGTTARNDA from the coding sequence ATGCCCGATCTCCCCACCGTCGAGATCCACTACCACCGCCTGATGGGCGCCGCGCAGGTCTTCCGGCAGATTGTGCTGGAGGACGCGGGCGACTACGTTGTCACCCTCCTCGAAGCCGCCGATCTGTCGCAGCCGGCCACCGACTCCGCCGGGAACGTGATCCTGGAGCCCGGCGCGCCGGTGGTCTGGTTCACCTACCGCGGCGCCTGGCACGACGTCGGGCGCTTCCACCGGGCCGACGGCACCTTCACCGGGCTCTACGCCAACGTGCTGACGCCGGTGAGCATGGTGGGCAACTGGTGGGAGACCACCGACCTCTGCCTGGACGTCTGGCTCTCCGCCGACGGGCGGCTGGAGGTGCTCGACCAGGAGGAGCTCAAGCAGGCGCAGGCCCGCGGCGCCGTGGCCCCCCAGGCCGCCCGGCGCGCCCGCGAAGAAGCCGTCCGCCTCTTCGAGGCCGCGCGCCAGGGCGCCTGGCCGCCGCCGCACGTGCACGAATGGACGCTGGAGCGCGCGCGGGAGAAGGCCTCCGGCGCCACCCCCGGCACCACCGCCCGGAACGACGCATGA
- a CDS encoding thioredoxin domain-containing protein: MTPRTPAPRARLAPALLAAVLALTSTVSACAQPGSGAQGRQGAAATPAQVDSILPRADRGRSKGSDSARVTIIEVSDFQCPFCRQWFDQTYAKFDSAYVRTGKVRMVFINYPLPSHTQSYPAAKAALCAGAQGKFWPMHDRLFSTQREWSGQNDAAQRFARFAVDVGLDAAAWRDCYDNDRVAPVVINDVSGVTGAGIQGTPTFIVNGRQLLNGAVTFEEMSRAVEAHLSAPPGQAPAPPPAPAPPPAPPGS, from the coding sequence ATGACCCCTCGCACCCCCGCCCCCCGCGCGCGCCTGGCCCCCGCGCTCCTGGCCGCCGTGCTGGCCCTGACCTCCACGGTCTCGGCGTGCGCGCAGCCGGGCTCCGGGGCCCAGGGGCGGCAGGGCGCCGCGGCGACGCCCGCCCAGGTCGACTCCATCCTCCCCCGCGCCGACCGCGGGCGCTCCAAGGGCTCCGACTCGGCCCGGGTGACCATCATCGAGGTCTCCGACTTCCAGTGCCCGTTCTGCCGCCAGTGGTTCGACCAGACGTACGCGAAGTTCGACAGCGCGTACGTCCGCACCGGGAAGGTGCGGATGGTGTTCATCAACTACCCGCTCCCCAGCCACACCCAGTCGTACCCCGCCGCCAAGGCCGCCCTCTGCGCCGGCGCGCAGGGGAAGTTCTGGCCGATGCACGACCGGCTCTTCTCCACCCAGCGCGAGTGGAGCGGCCAGAACGACGCGGCGCAGCGCTTCGCCCGCTTCGCGGTGGACGTGGGGCTGGACGCCGCCGCCTGGCGCGACTGCTACGACAACGACCGCGTGGCGCCGGTGGTGATCAACGACGTGAGCGGCGTCACGGGCGCGGGGATCCAGGGGACGCCCACCTTCATCGTCAACGGCCGCCAGCTGCTGAACGGCGCCGTCACGTTCGAGGAGATGAGCCGCGCCGTCGAGGCCCATCTCTCGGCCCCGCCCGGCCAGGCGCCCGCGCCCCCGCCCGCTCCGGCGCCCCCGCCGGCCCCGCCGGGAAGCTGA
- a CDS encoding transglycosylase SLT domain-containing protein: protein MDRRRLLLALPLLAAPLLLWGVLRLLPGGTREGEARPLTQVAAPVTTPEQAVPLPQDVPADVRELLRQGRNWRAARRLREILRPGSSPELVLAAARAEAGWGGWASVRELLEGRPWLDAAGGGLGWYLLGQAREEAGQWPAAADAYARYLRLAHERGGDERAIAELRHARALLRAGQVDAGVAGLERVGGQAPEVAAWAGLLAAEAVAQRGDPGRVRALLAPRAAAELPVRAQRAHVAAHRAARDLRGAREAALAYLARAATPQDSAEMTAVAARVALDLGDAESARRELRAAAQAAPEAAAAVDAARWLSELPGLGPADHLAIAAVYERHGNAARAAGGYRAWLASGAGTAPERHDVRLRMGKMLFAAGRYGEAEEALRPLPAEAPPPVAAEAALYAARAQYRRGSRAAAVAALLAAAERYRGQPAAGEALYLAADLTDDAGTDARAAQLYRRVAAEYPGSAPAGLALMRVAGAAFLARDYAGAARAWDEYRSTSPQGPQWLQAGYWAGRAHAARGDQEAARARWREVRAREPLSYYSVLSARRLGERYWPIPFAQAPHLPAEAAGRVAGWMRGVDLLRAAGLLDEAKQEVDRRVREAGTDPGLLYPLAEALPERGYAPQGIRIGLALRAAGAAYDARLVRILYPFPYRELVAAEARERGLDPFLVAALIRQESSFMARAQSRAGAMGLMQVMPATGAGLAAGAGIRGWERDLLFNPEINVHLGTRFLAAQVRSYGSDLVSVFIAYNAGPGRVARWRSFPEARDRELFTERIPFEETRDYVKILTRNTEVYRGLYGG, encoded by the coding sequence ATGGACCGCCGCCGGCTCCTCCTGGCCCTCCCGCTCCTGGCCGCGCCCCTGCTGCTCTGGGGCGTGCTGCGGCTGCTGCCCGGCGGTACCCGCGAGGGCGAGGCGCGCCCGCTGACGCAGGTGGCGGCCCCCGTTACCACCCCCGAGCAGGCGGTCCCGCTCCCGCAGGACGTGCCGGCCGACGTGCGCGAGCTGCTGCGCCAGGGGCGGAACTGGCGCGCCGCCCGGCGCCTGCGCGAGATCCTGCGCCCCGGGTCCAGCCCCGAGCTGGTGCTGGCGGCCGCGCGCGCCGAGGCCGGGTGGGGCGGCTGGGCCAGCGTGCGCGAGCTGCTGGAAGGCAGGCCGTGGCTCGACGCGGCAGGCGGCGGGCTGGGCTGGTACCTGCTCGGCCAGGCGCGGGAGGAGGCCGGGCAGTGGCCCGCCGCGGCCGACGCCTACGCGCGCTACCTGCGCCTGGCCCACGAGCGCGGCGGCGACGAGCGCGCGATCGCCGAGCTGCGGCACGCGCGGGCGCTGCTGCGCGCGGGGCAGGTGGACGCGGGCGTCGCCGGGCTGGAGCGGGTGGGCGGCCAGGCCCCCGAGGTCGCCGCCTGGGCGGGCCTCCTGGCCGCCGAGGCGGTCGCCCAGCGCGGCGACCCCGGCCGCGTGCGCGCCCTGCTGGCCCCGCGCGCCGCCGCCGAGCTGCCGGTGCGCGCGCAGCGGGCGCACGTGGCCGCCCACCGCGCCGCCCGCGACCTGCGCGGCGCCCGCGAGGCCGCCCTCGCCTACCTCGCCCGCGCGGCCACCCCCCAGGACAGCGCGGAGATGACCGCGGTCGCCGCGCGGGTGGCGCTCGACCTGGGCGACGCGGAGAGCGCCCGGCGCGAGCTGCGTGCCGCCGCCCAGGCGGCCCCCGAGGCCGCGGCCGCCGTGGACGCGGCGCGCTGGCTCTCCGAGCTGCCGGGGCTGGGCCCCGCCGACCACCTGGCGATCGCCGCCGTCTACGAGCGCCACGGCAACGCCGCCCGCGCGGCCGGCGGCTACCGCGCCTGGCTCGCCTCCGGCGCGGGGACCGCGCCCGAGCGCCACGACGTGCGGCTGCGCATGGGAAAGATGCTCTTCGCCGCCGGGCGCTACGGCGAGGCCGAGGAGGCGCTGCGCCCGCTGCCCGCCGAGGCGCCTCCCCCCGTGGCCGCCGAGGCGGCGCTGTACGCGGCCCGCGCGCAGTACCGCCGGGGGAGCCGCGCGGCGGCCGTCGCCGCGCTGCTGGCGGCGGCGGAGCGCTACCGGGGCCAGCCCGCCGCCGGGGAGGCGCTCTACCTGGCCGCCGACCTCACCGACGACGCGGGGACGGACGCCCGCGCCGCGCAGCTCTACCGCCGCGTGGCGGCCGAGTACCCGGGGAGCGCGCCGGCGGGGCTGGCGCTCATGCGGGTGGCCGGCGCCGCGTTCCTGGCGCGCGACTACGCGGGCGCCGCGCGCGCGTGGGACGAGTACCGCTCGACCAGCCCGCAGGGCCCGCAGTGGCTGCAGGCCGGCTACTGGGCCGGCCGCGCCCACGCCGCGCGCGGCGACCAGGAGGCCGCCCGGGCGCGCTGGCGCGAGGTCCGCGCCCGCGAGCCGCTCTCGTACTACTCGGTGCTCTCCGCCCGGCGGCTGGGCGAGCGCTACTGGCCGATCCCCTTCGCCCAGGCGCCGCACCTCCCGGCCGAGGCCGCCGGGCGTGTGGCGGGGTGGATGCGCGGCGTGGACCTGCTGCGCGCCGCGGGGCTCCTGGACGAGGCGAAGCAGGAGGTCGACCGCCGCGTCCGCGAGGCGGGCACCGACCCGGGGCTCCTCTACCCCCTGGCCGAAGCGCTCCCCGAGCGCGGCTACGCGCCGCAGGGGATCCGCATCGGGCTGGCGCTGCGCGCCGCGGGGGCGGCGTACGACGCGCGGCTGGTGCGCATCCTCTACCCCTTCCCCTACCGCGAGCTGGTGGCCGCCGAGGCGCGCGAGCGCGGGCTGGACCCCTTCCTGGTGGCGGCGCTCATCCGGCAGGAGTCGTCGTTCATGGCGCGCGCGCAGTCGCGCGCCGGGGCCATGGGGCTCATGCAGGTGATGCCGGCCACGGGCGCGGGGCTGGCGGCGGGGGCGGGGATCCGCGGCTGGGAGCGCGACCTGCTCTTCAACCCCGAGATCAACGTGCACCTGGGCACGCGCTTCCTGGCCGCCCAGGTGCGCAGCTACGGCAGCGACCTCGTCAGCGTCTTCATCGCCTACAACGCCGGGCCGGGGCGGGTGGCGCGCTGGCGCTCCTTCCCCGAAGCGCGCGACCGCGAGCTGTTCACCGAGCGCATCCCCTTCGAGGAGACGCGCGACTACGTGAAGATCCTCACCCGCAACACCGAGGTCTACCGCGGCCTCTACGGCGGCTGA
- a CDS encoding DUF1622 domain-containing protein yields the protein MQATTFSAFEEQARGAVHWMQLAVEAAGALVIALGVVLAAVAFVRSLSGGDDRRGYARVRLTLAHYLALALEFLLAADILATAISPTWDQIGKLAAIAAIRTGLNYFLMREMRDEGKEAVRGPGDGGAAG from the coding sequence GTGCAGGCGACGACGTTCTCGGCGTTCGAAGAGCAGGCGCGCGGAGCGGTGCACTGGATGCAGCTCGCGGTGGAAGCCGCGGGGGCGCTGGTGATCGCGCTGGGGGTCGTCCTGGCCGCCGTCGCCTTCGTCCGCTCGCTGTCGGGAGGCGACGACCGGCGCGGCTACGCCCGCGTCCGGCTGACGCTGGCGCACTACCTGGCGCTCGCGCTCGAGTTTCTCCTGGCCGCCGACATCCTGGCGACCGCCATCTCTCCCACCTGGGACCAGATCGGCAAGCTGGCCGCGATCGCCGCCATCCGCACCGGCCTCAACTACTTCCTGATGCGCGAGATGCGGGACGAGGGCAAGGAGGCCGTCCGCGGGCCGGGGGATGGGGGTGCTGCCGGTTGA
- a CDS encoding pinensin family lanthipeptide: protein MRKLRLKLDHLRVESFPTTREDEAERGTVHGREMLGLVATPAGTCYTAYGKPTCLPNRTCPECADPAY from the coding sequence ATGAGAAAGCTGCGGCTGAAGCTCGACCACCTGCGCGTCGAGTCGTTCCCCACCACGCGGGAGGACGAAGCGGAGCGGGGAACCGTGCACGGGCGCGAGATGCTCGGGCTCGTCGCGACGCCTGCGGGCACCTGCTACACGGCGTACGGCAAGCCGACGTGCCTGCCCAACCGCACCTGCCCGGAGTGCGCCGACCCGGCTTATTGA
- the fusA gene encoding elongation factor G translates to MASAPSFTTDRLRNVVVVGHGGSGKTTLIDACCHTSGATRRHGSSAEGTALTMFTPEEISHGISMNASVAYATWMDAKINFIDTPGYLDFLGEAKAGIRVADGALVCVSGPSGVEVGTDRVWELVQERHLPSIFFVTMMDRQNADFERVYQDVKEHLTPKVIPVEVPIGAGEDFKGIVDLFADRAYFFKDGQSDEYDERDIPPELKPTCERYYSELIETIASTDDTLLEHYLEGDTITREEAIHALKQAMLRGELYPLFCGVPTAEWGTKALLTRIVELMPSPQERPAEEAQGRTGNVVELRNLNSDPFAALVFKTTSEPHVGELTFFRIFGGSVKNGDEVTNAGRDKAEKLVHLSIAQGKERLEVDELRAGDIGVVAKLRDTHTNDSLSAPAHPLVLKGVDFPEPDIAVALEPAKRGDEDKLSVGLHKLHEEDPCFAAEYNAELGQTIARGLGELHLDVQIERLKRKNGVEVVVKQPRIPYRETIKAASEGHGRHKKQTGGRGQFGDAHVRLKPLPRGEGYRFTDAIVGGVIPGKYVPAVDKGVQEAAQRGILAGYPVVDFEAECFFGSYHSVDSSEAAFKMAGILAFQAAAEKAQPAILEPIMEVEVFTPDEFLGDVIGDLNQRRGQILGMDQAGRNQKVRALVPQAELYKYSTTLRSLTQGRATHTRRFSSYQEVPAHEVPKVVEAAKKEREELAAAK, encoded by the coding sequence ATGGCGTCAGCGCCCAGCTTTACAACCGACCGGCTGCGCAACGTGGTGGTGGTGGGCCACGGCGGCAGCGGGAAGACCACGCTGATCGACGCCTGCTGCCACACCTCGGGCGCCACCCGCCGCCACGGCTCCAGCGCCGAGGGGACGGCGCTCACCATGTTCACCCCCGAGGAGATCTCGCACGGCATCTCCATGAACGCCTCGGTGGCGTACGCCACCTGGATGGACGCCAAGATCAACTTCATCGACACCCCCGGCTACCTGGACTTCCTGGGCGAGGCCAAGGCCGGCATCCGCGTGGCCGACGGCGCCCTGGTGTGCGTCTCGGGCCCCAGCGGCGTGGAGGTGGGCACCGACCGCGTGTGGGAGCTGGTGCAGGAGCGGCACCTGCCGTCGATCTTCTTCGTCACCATGATGGACCGGCAGAACGCCGACTTCGAGCGCGTCTACCAGGACGTCAAGGAGCACCTGACCCCCAAGGTGATCCCCGTGGAGGTGCCGATCGGCGCGGGCGAGGACTTCAAGGGCATCGTCGACCTCTTCGCCGACAGGGCCTACTTCTTCAAGGACGGGCAGAGCGACGAGTACGACGAGCGCGACATCCCCCCCGAGCTCAAGCCCACCTGCGAGCGCTACTACAGCGAGCTGATCGAGACGATCGCCTCCACCGACGACACCCTGCTGGAGCACTACCTGGAGGGCGACACCATCACCCGCGAGGAGGCGATCCACGCCCTCAAGCAGGCCATGCTCCGCGGCGAGCTGTACCCGCTCTTCTGCGGCGTCCCCACCGCCGAGTGGGGGACCAAGGCGCTGCTCACGCGCATCGTGGAGCTGATGCCCTCGCCGCAGGAGCGCCCCGCCGAGGAGGCGCAGGGCCGCACCGGCAACGTGGTGGAGCTGCGCAACCTGAACAGCGACCCCTTCGCCGCGCTCGTCTTCAAGACCACCAGCGAGCCGCACGTGGGCGAGCTCACCTTCTTCCGCATCTTCGGCGGCAGCGTGAAGAACGGCGACGAGGTGACGAACGCCGGCCGCGACAAGGCCGAGAAGCTGGTGCACCTCTCCATCGCGCAGGGGAAGGAGCGCCTGGAGGTCGACGAGCTGCGCGCGGGCGACATCGGCGTGGTGGCCAAGCTGCGCGACACGCACACCAACGACTCGCTCTCCGCGCCCGCCCACCCGCTGGTGCTGAAGGGGGTGGACTTCCCCGAGCCCGACATCGCGGTGGCGCTGGAGCCCGCCAAGCGCGGCGACGAGGACAAGCTCTCGGTGGGCCTGCACAAGCTGCACGAGGAAGACCCCTGCTTCGCCGCCGAGTACAACGCCGAGCTGGGGCAAACAATTGCGCGGGGGCTGGGCGAGCTGCACCTGGACGTGCAGATCGAGCGGCTCAAGCGCAAGAACGGCGTGGAGGTGGTGGTCAAGCAGCCGCGCATCCCCTACCGCGAGACGATCAAGGCGGCCTCCGAGGGGCACGGCCGCCACAAGAAGCAGACGGGCGGGCGCGGCCAGTTCGGCGACGCGCACGTGCGGCTGAAGCCGCTGCCGCGCGGCGAGGGCTACCGGTTCACCGACGCCATCGTGGGCGGGGTGATCCCGGGCAAGTACGTCCCCGCGGTGGACAAGGGGGTGCAGGAGGCGGCGCAGCGCGGCATCCTGGCGGGGTACCCCGTGGTGGACTTCGAGGCCGAGTGCTTCTTCGGCAGCTACCACTCGGTCGACAGCTCCGAGGCCGCGTTCAAGATGGCCGGCATCCTGGCGTTCCAGGCCGCGGCCGAGAAGGCGCAGCCGGCGATCCTGGAGCCGATCATGGAGGTGGAGGTGTTCACCCCCGACGAGTTCCTGGGCGACGTGATCGGCGACCTGAACCAGCGGCGGGGGCAGATCCTGGGGATGGACCAGGCGGGGCGCAACCAGAAGGTGCGCGCGCTGGTGCCGCAGGCCGAGCTGTACAAGTACAGCACCACGCTGCGCTCGCTCACCCAGGGCCGGGCCACGCACACGCGCCGGTTCAGCAGCTACCAGGAAGTCCCCGCGCACGAGGTGCCCAAGGTGGTGGAGGCCGCCAAGAAGGAGCGCGAGGAGCTGGCGGCGGCGAAGTGA